The Verrucomicrobiota bacterium genome includes the window AGCATATCCCCGTGGTCGCTGTGGCCGCGCCGATGACGGAGGCCGAAGCCGCCGCCGCCGAAGCCGTCACCACCGAGGCGGTGGCTGGCGAAGTGGAAATGATCAAGGAAAAGAAGGAAGATGGCGTGGAAGGCGCTGCTCCTGCGGCCAAGGGCGAAAAAGCTCCGGCCGAGAAGGCGGCAGCGGGTGCCGACAAAGGCGCAGCCAAACCGGCTGCTGGCGCGAAGCCGGCTGCGGCGGCCGCCAAACCGGCCGAAAAGAAGAAATAATATTCCGGCGGGCACGGTTAGGGATGCCGGGACTTTGGCATGGACGATTGGCATCTTTTGGTTGGCTTGGGAAACCCAGGCAAAGAGTATGTGCATACCCGGCACAATGCGGGGTTTATGGTGCTGGAACTTTTGGCGGAACGCTGGCACGCCAATTGGCGGCTGGAAGCAAAGTTTCAGGCCCGGTTGGCCAAAGCCGAACGGGGCGGCAGACGGGTGTTGCTTTGCCAACCGCAGACATTTATGAATTTGAGCGGCGAAGCGGTGCAGGCGGTGGGCGCGTATTATCAAATACCCGCCAGCCGGATGGTGATCGCGGTGGATGATGCCGACCTGCCGCTGGGTGAAATCCGGATGCGCCCCAAAGGCGGCAACGGCGGGCACCACGGACTGGAGTCG containing:
- the pth gene encoding aminoacyl-tRNA hydrolase — its product is MDDWHLLVGLGNPGKEYVHTRHNAGFMVLELLAERWHANWRLEAKFQARLAKAERGGRRVLLCQPQTFMNLSGEAVQAVGAYYQIPASRMVIAVDDADLPLGEIRMRPKGGNGGHHGLESVEQHVGTREYARLRIGIGRRTEGQRMLTGHVLGSFDSNEQELLKQVLAKAASQLECWVTAGIEPAMNQFNGPIEGLV